From the Micromonospora sediminicola genome, one window contains:
- a CDS encoding SGNH/GDSL hydrolase family protein, whose protein sequence is MSRRVRTALAAVLAAVLGAVLLPGAARAATVNYVALGDSYSSGVGAGPYDLSTCLRSQKSYAPLWAAAHAVTSFRFPACGGAVTADVRNNQVGQLSASTTLVTITIGGNDAGFADVMTSCRFGSTSSCESAVAGAKAFATATLPGRLDATYAAIRERAPNARLVVLGYPRLFETGYCGLLAMSSYKRTILNQAADVLNGVTADRAGAAGATFVDARPYFTGHGVCAAEPWIRDVSGVIEAYHPNASGYRYGYLAALTAAIG, encoded by the coding sequence ATGTCCCGTCGCGTCCGTACCGCCCTCGCCGCGGTGTTGGCGGCCGTCCTCGGCGCCGTGCTCCTGCCCGGCGCGGCCCGCGCCGCCACCGTCAACTACGTCGCCCTGGGCGACTCCTACTCCTCCGGCGTCGGCGCCGGGCCGTACGACCTCTCCACCTGCCTGCGCAGCCAGAAGTCGTACGCCCCGCTCTGGGCCGCGGCGCACGCGGTCACCAGCTTCCGGTTCCCGGCCTGCGGCGGCGCGGTCACCGCCGACGTCCGCAACAACCAGGTCGGGCAGCTCAGCGCGAGCACCACGCTGGTCACCATCACCATCGGCGGCAACGACGCCGGCTTCGCCGACGTGATGACCAGCTGCCGCTTCGGCAGCACGTCGAGCTGTGAGAGCGCGGTGGCCGGGGCCAAGGCGTTCGCCACCGCCACGCTGCCCGGCCGGCTCGACGCCACCTACGCCGCGATCCGCGAGCGGGCCCCGAACGCCCGGCTGGTGGTGCTGGGCTACCCGCGGCTGTTCGAGACCGGATACTGCGGCCTGCTCGCCATGAGCAGCTACAAGCGCACCATCCTCAACCAGGCCGCGGACGTGCTGAACGGGGTCACCGCCGACCGGGCCGGCGCGGCCGGGGCCACCTTCGTCGACGCCCGGCCGTACTTCACCGGGCACGGTGTCTGCGCGGCCGAGCCGTGGATCCGCGACGTCAGCGGCGTGATCGAGGCGTACCACCCGAACGCGAGCGGCTACCGCTACGGCTACCTGGCCGCGCTGACCGCCGCCATCGGCTGA
- a CDS encoding MFS transporter — protein MIDTPRRGSRRMTFLVLAAGTGFFAMLQSLITPVLPTIQHDLHTSPNTVTWVLTAYLLSASIFTPILGRVGDMIGKERTLVVSLAALALGCLLAAVAPSIGVLIAARVVQGIGGAVFPLSFGIIRDEFPAARVSSAVASISAVVAVGGGLGVVLAGPIVATLGYRWLFWIPLVVVGLTAVAAYRFVPPSPVRTPGRINWLSALLLSGWLVALLLPVSKGAAWGWGSGRVVGLLTLAVVLAAAWLVAEARAGNPLIDLRMMRLPAVWTTNLVALLYGASMFSVYAFLPQFAQIPTSAGYGFGASVTQAGLLMLPMLVGMFAAGLLAGRLESRFSAKAQLSTGAAFNVAAAAMLTVAHDTRWEVGVAGGLVGLGIGLAFASMANLIVASVPAAQTGAATGMNANIRTIGGAIGAALASAVITAHPQASGLPREAGFTAGFLLLTGISLAAALAALAVPSGRQTRPRRRRLGPVSGVTGAPVVAAETVGSLAPAGR, from the coding sequence ATGATCGACACACCCCGGCGCGGCTCGCGCCGGATGACGTTCCTCGTCCTCGCGGCCGGCACCGGATTCTTCGCGATGCTCCAGTCGCTGATCACCCCCGTGCTGCCCACGATCCAGCACGACCTGCACACCTCGCCGAACACGGTGACCTGGGTGCTGACCGCCTACCTGCTCTCCGCGTCGATCTTCACGCCGATCCTCGGCCGGGTCGGCGACATGATCGGCAAGGAACGGACGCTGGTGGTCTCGCTCGCCGCGCTGGCGCTGGGCTGCCTGCTGGCGGCCGTCGCGCCGAGCATCGGCGTGCTGATCGCCGCCCGGGTGGTCCAGGGCATCGGCGGCGCCGTCTTCCCGCTGTCCTTCGGCATCATCCGGGACGAGTTCCCGGCCGCCCGGGTGAGTTCGGCGGTCGCCTCGATCTCGGCGGTCGTCGCCGTCGGCGGCGGGCTGGGCGTGGTGCTGGCCGGCCCGATCGTGGCCACCCTCGGCTACCGCTGGCTGTTCTGGATCCCGCTGGTGGTGGTCGGCCTGACCGCGGTGGCCGCGTACCGGTTCGTGCCGCCGTCGCCGGTGCGCACGCCGGGCCGGATCAACTGGCTCAGCGCGCTGCTGCTCTCCGGCTGGCTGGTGGCGCTGCTGCTGCCGGTCAGCAAGGGCGCCGCGTGGGGCTGGGGCTCCGGCCGGGTGGTCGGGCTGCTGACGCTGGCCGTGGTGCTGGCGGCGGCCTGGCTGGTCGCCGAGGCCCGGGCCGGGAACCCGCTGATCGACCTGCGGATGATGCGCCTGCCGGCGGTCTGGACGACCAACCTGGTCGCGCTGCTCTACGGCGCCTCGATGTTCTCCGTCTACGCGTTCCTGCCGCAGTTCGCCCAGATCCCGACCAGCGCCGGCTACGGCTTCGGCGCCAGCGTCACCCAGGCCGGGCTGCTGATGCTGCCGATGCTGGTCGGCATGTTCGCCGCCGGTCTGCTGGCCGGCCGACTGGAGTCCCGGTTCAGCGCCAAGGCGCAGCTGAGCACCGGCGCGGCGTTCAACGTGGCGGCGGCGGCGATGCTCACCGTGGCGCACGACACCCGGTGGGAGGTCGGCGTGGCCGGCGGCCTCGTGGGCCTCGGCATCGGGTTGGCGTTCGCCTCGATGGCCAACCTCATCGTGGCCAGCGTGCCGGCCGCACAGACCGGCGCCGCGACCGGCATGAACGCCAACATCCGCACCATCGGCGGCGCGATCGGCGCGGCCCTGGCCAGCGCCGTGATCACCGCTCACCCGCAGGCGAGCGGGTTGCCCCGGGAGGCCGGCTTCACCGCGGGCTTCCTGCTGCTCACCGGCATCTCGCTGGCCGCCGCGCTGGCCGCCCTCGCGGTCCCCTCCGGGCGCCAGACGCGACCTCGACGGCGGCGGCTGGGACCGGTGTCGGGCGTGACCGGCGCGCCGGTCGTGGCGGCGGAGACGGTCGGCAGCCTGGCGCCGGCGGGCCGCTGA
- a CDS encoding TetR/AcrR family transcriptional regulator, protein MTSADQRDEVFARRPKRADARRNYDALIAAAREVFGECGAGASLEEIARRAGVGIGTLYRNFPGRRDLFEAVYVEEVRALSASAADLADLAPWDALVGWLHRFVAYVATKRALAEELVHDSEVFRSCRTEIYAAGEPLLRRAQAAGAARPDADFDDVVRLISGLAAYQFPDPAQRDRVLAIALDGLRPPATPA, encoded by the coding sequence ATGACCAGCGCCGACCAGCGGGACGAGGTCTTCGCGCGCCGCCCGAAGCGGGCCGACGCCCGGCGCAACTACGACGCGCTGATCGCCGCCGCCCGCGAGGTGTTCGGCGAGTGCGGCGCGGGGGCTTCGCTGGAGGAGATCGCCCGCCGGGCGGGCGTGGGCATCGGCACGCTCTACCGCAACTTCCCCGGCCGGCGGGACCTGTTCGAGGCGGTCTACGTCGAGGAGGTGCGGGCGCTCAGCGCCTCCGCCGCCGACCTGGCCGACCTCGCCCCGTGGGACGCCCTGGTCGGCTGGCTGCACCGGTTCGTCGCCTACGTGGCCACCAAGCGAGCCCTGGCCGAGGAGTTGGTGCACGACTCCGAGGTGTTCCGCAGCTGCCGCACCGAGATCTACGCCGCCGGCGAGCCGCTGCTGCGCCGCGCCCAGGCCGCCGGAGCCGCCCGGCCGGACGCCGACTTCGACGACGTGGTGCGGCTGATCAGCGGGCTCGCGGCGTACCAGTTCCCGGACCCGGCGCAGCGCGACCGGGTGCTCGCCATCGCCCTGGACGGCCTGCGCCCACCGGCGACACCCGCCTGA
- a CDS encoding alkaline phosphatase PhoX — MTSSPLSRRSLLRGSAAGGLGIVVAGSLDAIAGPAAARAACRPAVGYGDLVPDPAGLLALPPGFSYTVVAQAGVTLLESGQPTPSDADGTGCFRGPRGSVLVNNHEIGGDEPYPVPALPGLTYDPGARGGTTTIEVDRHGRRLREYVSVAGTHNNCAGGITPWGTWLTCEETEQRAGGQFLKDHGYVFEVDPHDRSANQDPVALRFLGRYAHEAVAVDPYTHSIYLTEDASGPNGLYFRWTPPPGFRGGKGALRALAQRPDGATAGSLAAMRCLRGDGHVADLSEATTPGTRYRVEWVEVPDRDARTVSVRKQFTDAEVTRSRKLEGAWWGDGGAYFVASYARRSDGSVNEHDGQVWFYDPRRQTVTLKTIFGVNTDPEADHGNYDGPDNITVSPYGGVILAEDGEGVSHLVGVTEQGKAYPLARNELNDSEFTGPTFSADGTILYANIQSPGYVFAITGPWRRPSNAHP, encoded by the coding sequence GTGACCTCCTCTCCCCTCTCCCGGCGGTCCCTGCTGCGCGGCAGCGCGGCCGGTGGACTCGGCATCGTGGTGGCCGGCAGCCTGGACGCCATCGCCGGCCCGGCGGCGGCCCGGGCCGCGTGCCGACCAGCGGTCGGCTACGGCGACCTGGTGCCGGACCCGGCCGGCCTGCTGGCCCTGCCGCCCGGCTTCTCCTACACCGTCGTCGCGCAGGCGGGGGTGACGTTGCTGGAGTCGGGGCAGCCGACCCCGAGCGACGCCGACGGCACCGGCTGCTTCCGCGGCCCGCGCGGATCGGTGCTGGTGAACAACCACGAGATCGGCGGCGACGAGCCGTACCCGGTGCCGGCGCTGCCCGGCCTCACCTACGACCCCGGCGCGCGCGGCGGCACCACCACCATCGAGGTGGACCGGCACGGCCGGCGGCTGCGCGAGTACGTCAGCGTGGCCGGCACGCACAACAACTGCGCCGGTGGCATCACTCCGTGGGGCACGTGGCTGACCTGCGAGGAGACCGAGCAGCGGGCCGGCGGTCAGTTCCTCAAGGACCACGGGTACGTCTTCGAGGTCGACCCGCACGACCGGTCGGCCAACCAGGACCCGGTGGCGCTGCGGTTCCTCGGCCGCTACGCGCACGAGGCGGTGGCGGTCGACCCGTACACCCACTCGATCTACCTGACCGAGGACGCGAGCGGCCCGAACGGCCTCTACTTCCGGTGGACGCCGCCGCCCGGTTTCCGGGGTGGCAAGGGCGCGCTGCGGGCGCTCGCCCAGCGGCCGGACGGCGCCACCGCCGGCAGCCTGGCGGCGATGCGCTGCCTGCGCGGCGACGGGCACGTGGCGGACCTGTCCGAGGCCACCACGCCGGGCACCCGGTACCGGGTGGAGTGGGTCGAGGTGCCGGACCGGGACGCCCGTACCGTGTCGGTGCGCAAGCAGTTCACCGACGCCGAGGTGACCCGCAGCCGCAAGCTGGAGGGCGCCTGGTGGGGCGACGGCGGCGCGTACTTCGTGGCCAGCTACGCCCGGCGCAGCGACGGCAGCGTCAACGAGCACGACGGCCAGGTCTGGTTCTACGACCCGCGGCGGCAGACCGTCACGCTGAAGACCATCTTCGGGGTGAACACCGACCCGGAGGCGGACCACGGCAACTACGACGGGCCGGACAACATCACCGTCTCCCCGTACGGCGGGGTGATCCTGGCCGAGGACGGCGAGGGCGTGTCGCACCTGGTCGGCGTCACCGAGCAGGGCAAGGCGTATCCGCTGGCGCGCAACGAGCTGAACGACAGCGAGTTCACCGGCCCGACGTTCAGCGCGGACGGCACGATCCTCTACGCGAACATCCAGTCCCCCGGCTACGTCTTCGCGATCACCGGCCCGTGGCGCCGCCCCAGCAACGCCCACCCCTGA
- a CDS encoding FtsK/SpoIIIE domain-containing protein, which translates to MGRLAAAYRQAVDRHRQALRHWEVARRMLGAAGPAPVGSPALVARLARLGGEMAAAVPGTARVATHPVPVRLGEARTVDGAFPVLVPVGAGAHLAVDADARDPRVGELLRAVVVRLLTAAPAGAVRVVGIDQAAFGAAFLPLRPLHDVGVLGPAATTEAETTALLEAAERHARAAQRSAPEDRELLVVVAASAPAPRELARLAALTHAGPAAAVCVLLAGHPPAGVTTAPPLGATTQLRLTERYTLVGDPPGRPFSTDGTGLAAPVVLDGDPSHAAVTALARRYAEAVDQDVVTFADLLPAERWTFSAATGLRTTLGRAGRRPLAVAFDDATPHWLVGGRTGAGKTVLLLDVLYGLAARYSPAELRLMLLDFKEGVSFTEFVPTDRDPSWLPHARAVGIESDREYGVAVLRELRAELGRRADLLKRHGVSRLADLPPNARPPRIVTVVDEFHVLFAGNDALARQAVDLIEELARKGRSYGLHLVLASQSTTGIEALYGRAEAIFGQFPLRVALPGGDAVLDPRNDAARGLTVGTAVVNTSAGAPGAEVEVRFPDAHAASAELAALRHELHAARPDGSHPPAVFRGHETPRLTDDPAWAALAPGADPPYALVGRVVDVAGSAAGFALDASPGRHLAVVGTAAGGADVLRSAALSLARQHAPGSARFLFAPLAPGTTDVADDLAMTLAAAGHPVRRLDVDGLRAHLAEAAGGEAPTAGRTYLVGFGMDAAAGVLGATDPGTFRSGYDDLRAVLRHGPARGVHVLGWWRGLRRLADDLGGSGHRDDVTALVALNVPAADLGLHLGTHDLAYTPRDGRALLVDRHEHRTALIVPFAGESEQP; encoded by the coding sequence GTGGGCAGGCTCGCGGCGGCGTACCGGCAGGCGGTCGACCGACACCGGCAGGCGCTGCGCCACTGGGAGGTGGCCCGGCGGATGCTCGGCGCCGCCGGCCCGGCGCCCGTCGGCAGCCCCGCGCTGGTCGCGCGGCTGGCCCGGCTGGGCGGGGAGATGGCCGCCGCGGTGCCCGGCACCGCCCGCGTCGCCACCCACCCCGTCCCGGTACGCCTCGGCGAGGCCCGGACGGTCGACGGCGCGTTCCCGGTCCTCGTGCCGGTGGGGGCCGGCGCCCACCTCGCGGTCGACGCGGATGCCCGCGACCCGCGCGTCGGCGAGCTGCTGCGCGCGGTGGTGGTGCGGCTGCTCACCGCCGCCCCGGCCGGCGCGGTCCGGGTGGTCGGCATCGACCAGGCCGCCTTCGGCGCGGCCTTCCTGCCCCTGCGCCCGCTGCACGACGTCGGCGTGCTCGGCCCGGCGGCGACCACCGAGGCGGAGACGACCGCGCTGCTGGAGGCGGCGGAACGGCACGCCCGCGCCGCCCAGCGCAGCGCACCGGAGGACCGTGAGCTGCTGGTGGTGGTCGCCGCGTCCGCGCCCGCGCCCCGGGAACTGGCCCGGCTGGCCGCGCTGACCCACGCCGGCCCGGCCGCGGCCGTGTGCGTGCTGCTGGCCGGGCACCCGCCGGCCGGAGTGACCACGGCGCCGCCGCTGGGCGCCACCACCCAGCTGCGGCTCACCGAGCGCTACACCCTCGTGGGCGATCCGCCCGGGCGACCGTTCAGCACCGACGGCACTGGACTGGCCGCGCCGGTGGTGCTCGACGGCGACCCGTCGCACGCCGCGGTGACCGCGCTGGCCCGCCGCTACGCCGAGGCGGTCGACCAGGACGTCGTCACGTTCGCCGACCTGCTCCCGGCGGAGCGCTGGACGTTCTCCGCCGCCACCGGCCTGCGGACCACGCTCGGCCGCGCCGGCCGTCGGCCGCTGGCCGTCGCGTTCGACGACGCCACCCCGCACTGGCTGGTCGGCGGGCGCACCGGCGCCGGCAAGACGGTGCTGCTGCTCGACGTGCTCTACGGGCTGGCGGCCCGCTACTCCCCGGCCGAGCTGCGGCTGATGCTGCTCGACTTCAAGGAGGGGGTCAGCTTCACCGAGTTCGTGCCCACCGACCGCGACCCGTCCTGGCTGCCGCACGCCCGCGCGGTGGGCATCGAGTCCGACCGGGAGTACGGCGTCGCCGTGCTGCGCGAGCTGCGCGCCGAGCTGGGCCGCCGCGCCGACCTGCTCAAACGCCACGGGGTCAGCCGGCTCGCCGACCTGCCGCCGAACGCCCGGCCGCCCCGGATCGTCACCGTCGTCGACGAGTTCCACGTGCTGTTCGCCGGCAACGACGCGCTGGCCCGGCAGGCCGTCGACCTGATCGAGGAGCTGGCCCGCAAGGGCCGCTCGTACGGCCTGCACCTGGTGCTGGCCAGCCAGAGCACCACCGGCATCGAGGCGCTCTACGGCCGGGCCGAGGCCATCTTCGGTCAGTTCCCGCTGCGCGTCGCGCTGCCCGGCGGGGACGCCGTGCTGGACCCGCGCAACGACGCGGCGCGCGGGCTCACCGTCGGCACCGCCGTGGTGAACACCTCCGCCGGCGCGCCCGGCGCGGAGGTCGAGGTGCGGTTCCCCGACGCGCACGCCGCCTCGGCCGAGCTGGCGGCGCTGCGCCACGAGCTGCACGCGGCCCGACCCGACGGCTCCCACCCGCCGGCGGTCTTCCGTGGCCACGAGACGCCCCGGCTCACCGACGACCCCGCCTGGGCCGCGCTGGCACCCGGCGCCGACCCGCCGTACGCGCTGGTGGGCCGCGTCGTCGACGTCGCCGGCAGCGCCGCCGGGTTCGCCCTCGACGCGAGCCCGGGCCGGCACCTGGCGGTGGTGGGCACCGCCGCCGGCGGCGCGGACGTGCTCCGGTCGGCGGCCCTCTCGCTGGCCCGGCAGCACGCTCCCGGCAGCGCCCGGTTCCTGTTCGCCCCGCTGGCGCCGGGCACCACCGACGTCGCCGACGACCTGGCCATGACGCTGGCCGCGGCCGGCCACCCGGTACGCCGGCTGGACGTCGACGGGTTGCGCGCCCACCTCGCCGAGGCGGCCGGCGGCGAAGCCCCGACGGCGGGCCGCACCTACCTGGTCGGGTTCGGGATGGACGCCGCGGCCGGCGTGCTGGGCGCGACCGACCCGGGCACGTTCCGCTCCGGGTACGACGACCTGCGCGCGGTACTGCGCCACGGCCCGGCGCGCGGGGTGCACGTGCTCGGCTGGTGGCGCGGGCTGCGCCGGCTCGCCGACGACCTCGGCGGCAGCGGCCACCGCGACGACGTGACCGCCCTGGTCGCGCTGAACGTGCCGGCCGCCGACCTGGGCCTGCACCTCGGCACGCACGACCTCGCCTACACCCCACGGGATGGCCGCGCCCTGCTGGTCGACCGGCACGAGCACCGCACCGCCCTGATCGTGCCGTTCGCCGGCGAGAGCGAACAGCCGTGA
- a CDS encoding DUF6244 family protein — MSAAEIIARLAAAAQKLDEAKARTAAAAQDAAEARALVAGALEGATAGPLIGVIDAYRQALAQAAQGGEPARQHVQETIAKVQALGN; from the coding sequence GTGAGCGCGGCGGAGATCATCGCGAGGCTGGCGGCGGCGGCGCAGAAGCTGGACGAGGCCAAGGCGCGCACCGCGGCCGCCGCCCAGGACGCGGCGGAGGCGCGGGCGCTGGTGGCCGGCGCGCTGGAGGGGGCCACGGCCGGCCCGCTGATCGGGGTCATCGACGCCTACCGGCAGGCGTTGGCGCAGGCGGCGCAGGGCGGGGAGCCGGCGCGGCAGCACGTGCAGGAGACGATCGCGAAGGTCCAGGCGCTGGGCAACTGA
- a CDS encoding lipase family alpha/beta hydrolase, which produces MLLRTILAATTAATALLLPATAAHAAAEPTTPPATVSTVDTVTAADRAAAAAADPVVVVGGLIGISIAYEPIAARLRADGYRVSIYQLPNLGFGDIRESARALSSYVDQVRAATGASRVDLVTHSEGGLVSRWYVKFLGGSAKVDQYVSLGSPQYGTYVANIVNFLGLGSCAGIVACQQMTIGSSFLADLNAGDDTPGPVRWTTVRTWQDELVRPVDNAALADGATNILVQAWCPLRVVGHLGLVLDGTTYTAVRQTLADAQIRPNCFAV; this is translated from the coding sequence ATGCTGCTCCGAACGATCCTGGCCGCCACCACCGCCGCCACCGCCCTGCTCCTGCCGGCCACCGCCGCGCACGCCGCAGCCGAACCCACCACCCCGCCGGCCACGGTGTCCACCGTGGACACCGTCACCGCCGCCGACCGGGCCGCCGCCGCGGCGGCCGACCCGGTCGTCGTGGTCGGCGGCCTGATCGGAATCTCCATCGCCTACGAGCCGATCGCCGCCCGGCTGCGGGCCGACGGCTACCGGGTCTCCATCTACCAACTGCCGAACCTCGGCTTCGGCGACATCCGCGAGTCCGCCCGGGCGCTGTCGTCCTACGTGGACCAGGTCCGTGCCGCCACCGGCGCGAGCCGGGTCGACCTGGTCACCCACTCCGAGGGTGGCCTGGTCAGCCGCTGGTACGTCAAGTTCCTCGGCGGCTCCGCCAAGGTCGACCAGTACGTCAGCCTGGGCAGCCCGCAGTACGGCACCTACGTCGCCAACATCGTCAACTTCCTGGGGCTGGGCAGCTGTGCCGGCATCGTCGCCTGCCAGCAGATGACCATCGGGTCGAGCTTCCTCGCCGACCTCAACGCCGGTGACGACACGCCGGGCCCGGTCCGCTGGACCACGGTGCGCACCTGGCAGGACGAACTGGTCCGGCCGGTCGACAACGCGGCGCTCGCCGACGGCGCGACCAACATCCTGGTGCAGGCGTGGTGCCCGCTGCGGGTCGTCGGGCACCTCGGCCTGGTCCTGGACGGCACCACCTACACGGCGGTGCGCCAGACGTTGGCCGACGCGCAGATCCGGCCGAACTGCTTCGCCGTCTGA
- a CDS encoding GMC family oxidoreductase, with product MDEFDYVVVGAGAAGCVLANRLSEDPGTRVLLLEAGGWDRSPFVRVPKAFSRLMDDPRTAWHYPATIGPDRRETWQRGRMIGGSTSVNGMIWSRGAARDWDALAPLGWGWSTMRQVFQRLEDHPLGPAPHRGVGGPVRLSVATGTDPLAEEMVATGVGLGWRRVDDLDADDDERIGYPTATIHRGRRVSAADAFLHPCRSRPNLTVVVEAVVLRVLVEGGRAVGVRVAHRGREVEHRAAGEVILAAGALATPQLLQVSGIGPADTLRAAGVPVLLDRRRVGAGLREHRSVAMQYRLAGPGGYNARLGSPLGQARAALRWLLTRGGPLALPVLDVAAHVKSRPELDRPDAHLLMAPFSAAPPRPGRALELEREPGVMCLGTVTRPDSEGHLAITDADPRTAPAIVANYLATVHDRRVAVDLFRRMREFFGAGPIAGRVRAETVPGPATRTDEEIVEAAVAHGYCGYHAIGTCAMGPDDDHVVDPRLRVRGVDGLRVVDASVLPVMVAGWTSAPVTALAWRASDLILGRDRG from the coding sequence GTGGACGAGTTCGACTACGTCGTCGTGGGCGCCGGTGCGGCGGGATGCGTGCTGGCCAACCGGCTCTCCGAGGACCCGGGCACCCGGGTGCTGCTGCTGGAGGCGGGCGGCTGGGACCGCAGCCCGTTCGTCCGCGTGCCGAAGGCGTTCTCCCGGTTGATGGACGACCCGCGCACCGCCTGGCACTACCCGGCGACGATCGGGCCCGACCGGCGGGAGACCTGGCAGCGCGGCCGGATGATCGGCGGCTCGACCTCGGTCAACGGGATGATCTGGAGCCGGGGCGCGGCCCGGGACTGGGACGCGCTGGCGCCGCTGGGTTGGGGCTGGTCCACGATGCGGCAGGTGTTCCAGCGGCTGGAGGACCACCCGCTGGGCCCGGCACCGCACCGGGGCGTCGGCGGTCCGGTGCGGCTCTCCGTCGCCACCGGCACCGACCCGCTCGCCGAGGAGATGGTGGCGACCGGCGTCGGGCTGGGCTGGCGCCGGGTGGACGACCTGGACGCCGACGACGACGAGCGGATCGGCTACCCGACCGCCACCATCCACCGCGGACGCCGGGTCAGCGCCGCCGACGCGTTCCTGCACCCGTGCCGCAGCCGGCCCAACCTGACCGTCGTGGTCGAGGCGGTCGTGCTGCGCGTGCTGGTCGAGGGCGGCCGGGCGGTCGGCGTACGGGTCGCGCACCGGGGCCGGGAGGTCGAGCACCGGGCGGCCGGCGAGGTGATCCTCGCCGCGGGGGCACTGGCCACCCCGCAGCTGTTGCAGGTCTCCGGCATCGGTCCGGCGGACACCCTGCGAGCGGCCGGCGTGCCGGTGCTGCTCGACCGGCGTCGGGTGGGCGCCGGCCTGCGAGAGCACCGGTCCGTGGCGATGCAGTACCGGCTCGCCGGGCCGGGCGGCTACAACGCCCGGCTCGGCAGTCCGCTCGGGCAGGCCCGCGCGGCGCTGCGCTGGCTGCTCACCCGGGGCGGCCCGCTCGCGCTGCCGGTGCTCGACGTCGCGGCCCACGTGAAGTCCCGACCGGAGCTGGACCGCCCGGACGCCCACCTGCTGATGGCGCCGTTCTCCGCCGCCCCGCCGCGTCCGGGTCGGGCGCTGGAGCTGGAACGGGAGCCCGGCGTGATGTGCCTGGGCACGGTGACCCGGCCGGACAGCGAGGGCCACCTCGCGATCACCGACGCCGACCCGCGTACCGCACCGGCGATCGTGGCGAACTACCTGGCCACCGTGCACGACCGGCGGGTGGCGGTCGACCTGTTCCGCCGGATGCGGGAGTTCTTCGGCGCCGGGCCGATCGCCGGGCGGGTCCGGGCGGAGACGGTGCCCGGGCCGGCCACCCGGACCGACGAGGAGATCGTCGAGGCGGCCGTCGCGCACGGCTACTGCGGGTACCACGCCATCGGCACCTGCGCGATGGGCCCGGACGACGACCACGTGGTGGATCCGCGGCTGCGGGTGCGCGGCGTCGACGGGCTACGGGTGGTCGACGCGTCGGTGCTGCCGGTGATGGTGGCGGGCTGGACCAGCGCCCCGGTGACCGCACTGGCCTGGCGGGCGTCCGACCTGATCCTCGGTCGCGACCGGGGGTGA
- a CDS encoding aldo/keto reductase, with amino-acid sequence MATSTQPAKASGSYRIGGDLRVDRLGYGAMQLTGPGVWGDPKDPAEAVRVLRRAYERGVTFIDTADSYGPFVSEMLIREALHPYAEDLVVATKAGLTRSGPGDWRPVGRPEYLRQQCELSLRHLGLDCIPLYQLHRIDEKVPLADQLGELALLKQEGKIRHIGLSEVSVEQIEQARAITPIVSVQNLYNLADRSAEDVLTHCERNDLAFIPWFPIATGNLARPGGPLDAISTSHGASPAQLALAWLLRRSPVMLPIPGTSSVAHLEENVAAAEVELSDDEFEALAHAA; translated from the coding sequence ATGGCCACCAGCACCCAGCCGGCGAAGGCGTCGGGCAGCTACCGGATCGGCGGTGACCTGCGGGTCGACCGCCTCGGCTACGGGGCTATGCAGCTCACCGGCCCGGGCGTCTGGGGCGACCCGAAGGACCCGGCCGAGGCGGTGCGGGTGCTGCGCCGCGCGTACGAGCGGGGCGTGACGTTCATCGACACCGCGGACTCGTACGGGCCGTTCGTCAGCGAGATGCTGATCCGGGAGGCGCTGCACCCGTACGCCGAGGACCTGGTGGTCGCGACGAAGGCCGGGCTGACCCGCTCCGGTCCGGGCGACTGGCGGCCGGTGGGGCGCCCGGAGTACCTGCGCCAGCAGTGCGAGCTGAGCCTGCGTCACCTGGGGCTGGACTGCATCCCGCTCTACCAGCTGCACCGGATCGACGAGAAGGTGCCGCTGGCCGACCAGCTCGGTGAGCTGGCGCTGCTCAAGCAGGAGGGCAAGATCCGGCACATCGGGCTCTCCGAGGTGAGCGTCGAGCAGATCGAGCAGGCCCGGGCGATCACCCCGATCGTGTCGGTGCAGAACCTCTACAACCTGGCCGACCGCAGCGCCGAGGACGTGTTGACCCACTGCGAGCGCAACGACCTGGCGTTCATCCCGTGGTTCCCGATCGCCACCGGCAACCTGGCCCGCCCCGGTGGCCCGCTGGACGCGATCTCGACCAGCCACGGGGCCAGCCCCGCGCAGCTCGCCCTGGCCTGGCTGTTGCGGCGCTCGCCGGTCATGCTGCCCATTCCGGGTACGTCGTCGGTGGCGCACCTGGAGGAGAACGTGGCGGCGGCCGAGGTGGAGCTGAGCGACGACGAGTTCGAGGCGTTGGCGCACGCGGCCTGA